Proteins encoded together in one Porites lutea chromosome 2, jaPorLute2.1, whole genome shotgun sequence window:
- the LOC140928711 gene encoding dnaJ homolog subfamily C member 25-like, which yields MLVCRVIFACFLPLILFNSSVHGFIEGLYCGTENCYDVLGVYRQSSKGEIGKAYRKLARKYHPDRYKGEDAEAKFQLIATAYEVLKDDEQRADYDYMLDHPEETYGHYYRYYRRRVTPKVDVRVVIAVSITVVSLLQYLHGWSRYNEAVKYALTMPKYRNKAMQRAREEGLLNNLKKGKKSKEEIKEEEESILREVVENSLDIRGGYSKPKITDVLWLRIVFLPYTILCYIAWLLRWHWKFTICGEEYGDEEKQYIIRKKLGLSSIHWDALDPAEKKVFFSRQLWIDSNFQEYKTEQEEEMRIKLAQSNKFKAYRRYMKKGGPGQMTFIEDD from the exons ATGTTAGTTTGCAGGGTGATCTTTGCTTGTTTTCTTCctcttattttatttaattcttcAGTTCATGGCTTTATCGAGGGCCTCTATTGTGGAACAGAAAACTGCTACGatg TTCTTGGTGTCTACAGACAGTCATCGAAA GGTGAAATAGGTAAAGCGTACAGGAAACTTGCTCGGAAGTATCATCCTGATCGATATAAG GGTGAAGACGCTGAAGCTAAATTTCAACTTATTGCAACAGCTTATGAg GTCTTAAAAGATGATGAACAAAGAGCAGATTATGACTACATGTTGGATCACCCAG AGGAGACATATGGGCACTATTATCGTTACTACAGAAGACGAGTTACTCCAAAAGTGGATGTACGAGTCGTCATAGCAGTGTCTATAACAGTTGTATCTTTGCTGCAG taTCTTCATGGCTGGTCTCGTTACAATGAAGCTGTAAAGTATGCCTTAACAATGCCAAAATATCGAAACAAGGCTATGCAGAGAGCAAGAGAAGAAGGCCTTTTAAATAACttgaaaaagggaaagaaatctAAG GAAGAAATAAAGGAAGAAGAGGAATCCATACTCAGAGAAGTTGTTGAAAACTCTCTGGACATCAG GGGAGGTTACAGTAAACCAAAAATAACAGATGTCCTTTGGCTGAGGATTGTATTTCT TCCCTATACGATTTTATGCTACATCGCATGGCTGTTGCGCTGGCACTGGAAATTTACCATATGTGGGGAGGAGTATGGTGATGAAGAGAAACAATACATTATAAGGAAAAAATTGGGTTTGAGTTCCATACACTGGGATGCTTTAGATCCTGCGGAGAAAAAAGTATTCTTCTCACGCCAGTTGTGGATTGATTCTAACTTCCAA GAGTACAAAActgaacaagaagaagaaatgaGAATTAAACTGGCTCAAAGTAACAAGTTCAAAGCCTACAG ACGATACATGAAGAAGGGAGGTCCAGGCCAGATGACCTTCATTGAAGATGACTAA